One part of the Bacillus sp. FJAT-27916 genome encodes these proteins:
- a CDS encoding LLM class flavin-dependent oxidoreductase, translated as MKQYRIDPSKGLEFGIYTLGDHLPNPLTGERISAQERVQEIIEYAKLADEAGIDFFSVGESHQEYFATQAHSVVLGAIAQATKNIKIASSSTIISTSDPVRVYEDFATIDLISNGRAEIVAGRASRVGLFDLLGYDIRHYEELFEEKFELLLQINKEEVLNWSGNYRAPLKNAQILPRPKEGKIPIWRAVGGTPASAIKAGYAGVPMFMAHLGGPASIFKNTIDAYREAARSNGFNPAELPVATAGFFYASESSQQALRELYPHINEGMKKTNGRGFAKQLFAQGIDPHNIMNIGSPEEIIEKILYQHEMFGHQRYIAQIDFGGMPFDQIKKNIDLIGSKILPAIRKYTAQK; from the coding sequence ATGAAACAATACAGAATAGATCCGTCTAAAGGATTAGAATTTGGCATTTATACATTGGGCGATCATCTTCCCAACCCGCTAACAGGCGAAAGGATTTCTGCACAAGAACGTGTACAAGAAATCATTGAATATGCCAAACTGGCCGATGAAGCAGGAATAGATTTCTTCAGTGTTGGAGAAAGCCACCAGGAATATTTTGCAACGCAGGCTCATTCGGTTGTTCTCGGCGCCATTGCTCAAGCGACAAAAAATATTAAAATCGCCAGTTCCTCAACAATCATCAGTACCTCTGACCCTGTACGCGTGTATGAGGATTTCGCAACCATTGATTTAATATCCAACGGGCGGGCAGAAATTGTTGCCGGTCGCGCCTCTAGGGTAGGTTTATTCGATTTATTGGGTTATGATATCCGGCATTATGAGGAATTATTTGAGGAGAAATTCGAGCTTCTTCTTCAAATCAATAAGGAAGAAGTGCTCAATTGGAGTGGAAACTACCGTGCGCCCTTAAAGAATGCACAAATTCTCCCGCGGCCAAAGGAAGGAAAAATACCGATTTGGCGTGCTGTTGGCGGTACACCGGCGAGTGCCATCAAGGCTGGCTATGCGGGTGTGCCTATGTTCATGGCTCATTTAGGGGGACCCGCTTCTATATTTAAGAATACCATTGATGCCTATCGTGAGGCAGCAAGAAGCAATGGATTCAATCCAGCCGAACTGCCGGTAGCGACTGCTGGTTTCTTTTATGCATCAGAATCATCACAGCAAGCCTTAAGAGAATTATATCCACATATTAACGAAGGAATGAAGAAAACAAATGGCAGAGGGTTTGCGAAGCAGCTATTTGCTCAAGGAATTGACCCGCACAATATCATGAATATTGGCAGCCCCGAAGAAATCATTGAGAAAATTCTCTATCAGCATGAAATGTTTGGACATCAACGCTATATTGCCCAAATTGACTTTGGGGGAATGCCGTTCGATCAAATCAAAAAAAATATTGACTTGATTGGCTCTAAAATCTTGCCAGCCATCCGGAAATACACAGCCCAGAAATAA
- a CDS encoding MarR family winged helix-turn-helix transcriptional regulator yields the protein MKEILREIGMIARALDSISNIEFKEFDLTKGQYLYVVRICENPGIIQEKLAEMIKVDRTTAARAIKKLEMNGFIEKRDDSLNKKIKKLYPTEKGNKVYPFIKRENDYSNRVALAGFTEEEMETIHDLLQRVRKNVEVDWEYVKKGNKRDY from the coding sequence ATGAAAGAAATTCTACGTGAGATTGGTATGATTGCAAGGGCCTTGGATTCCATTAGCAATATTGAATTCAAGGAATTTGATTTAACGAAGGGACAGTATTTGTATGTCGTCCGCATCTGTGAGAATCCAGGAATCATTCAGGAAAAGCTGGCTGAGATGATCAAGGTGGACCGGACGACGGCAGCCCGGGCGATTAAGAAGCTTGAGATGAATGGTTTCATCGAGAAGAGAGATGATTCTCTCAATAAGAAGATCAAAAAGCTTTATCCGACAGAGAAGGGGAATAAGGTCTATCCATTTATTAAACGGGAGAATGACTATTCCAACCGCGTGGCGCTTGCAGGATTTACGGAAGAGGAGATGGAGACCATCCATGACCTGTTGCAAAGAGTCAGGAAGAATGTCGAAGTGGACTGGGAATATGTGAAGAAGGGTAATAAGCGAGATTACTAA
- a CDS encoding S8 family serine peptidase, producing MSRKRKKVQGILLSSLLIPALIFTSGAQTASYASTTKSVNTSASSTIAEKSKTKISKKLSTQFEKEDKVSFIIKFKEQVDTAKVAKEATAAAKKQKLSSSKASLAKRSSIVTNLRATAQETQMNVNKFLEEQVKAGEAKDLQSFYIVNAIAVTASESVMKKIAAYPEVDKILPNETRQLIQPVAKAETKAKTTENKKVTTKESAKETKAETSSVEWNIAQISAPAVWEMGIDGAGTVVASIDTGVQWDHPSLKTKYRGYDPANPNQPSHEYNWYDATSANRNAPYDDLDHGTHTIGTMVGSEPNGTNQIGVAPGAKFIAVKAFTANGGTDSDLIEAGEWVLAPKDAAGNPHPEMAPDVVTNSWGGGAGLDEWFRPMVQAWKSADIFPEFSAGNTTLTNPGGPGSVANPANYPESYATGATDINNALASFSLRGPSPYGELKPDISAPGVNIRSSVPGGAYEGGWNGTSMAGPHISGVVALLKQANASLTVDELEEILSTTATPLTDSTYPVSPNNGYGAGLVNAFDAVSSVVSGLGKIKGTVTKEGDDTQAPAIETEPVTSSYKGMDLALKATATDNISVTNVTLKYKKADGSWAEVSAERVSGDYQSGEYEATIPGSELTGESTQYQFIANDFGGNTKETGTYTVELLNGITVGYETDFEQNPTGWRSYGTNNSWEWGAPTSGPGAAASGEKVYATNLAGNYANSANMSLQMPPIDLPEGNSFLQFKHWYNLERNYDFGHVFLSTDGSTWTQVARYNDLSNAWVDGEVDLSEYAGQRVYIAFNVTTDGSVQRAGWYLDDVKLSATPIAPAKKANLGITKTTEDTTKATAKTKVDPNKITPVKAKDSKKDSDPDKETPLPLLLPLQAKVNVLETGRSVYTNPQDGSYELTHATGEYTVRAEAYGYQSQSRTVNVEDEGTATANFTLQETPKGTVSGVVTNRSTGEPVEGATIYLVEDAAVTPVMTNEDGEYTLTAYEGTYTLKITAPSYYSAETTVTIEEGEPATANFDLRPFIGYAGEIGYDDGTAENARAFYDAGNGWAVKMSLKEGEKQALVTGALLRFWDTSWPNPGGTAFDVSVYDASGADGAPGQKLGGPFSHTALRDGTWTHVDLAEHGIMVEGDFYIVYTQTLPNPNAPGLGTDENGPKAGRSWQYVSGSWSKTPEAEGNYMIRATVNYELEVPVITSPADGSYTNKNKVSVEGTSSPDTAIELYKNGEKAVETETNGEGVFKAEVELDNGANELTAKAKTDVGSTDASEPVTIILDQAKPELAITSPADGTKYNKETVTVTGTVADENLDWVKVNGQTATVKDGKFSKRILLDEGSNQITVQAKDKAGNSIKKTVTLDVKYTAPVFENLKPDADRELESGDSIKVEFDSEEGLDATFSILLPLTNLKQSANAIELPMRETSPGHYVGYYTATKNVKANGAAVQVTATDDYGNKSVERAEGLLYINAAK from the coding sequence ATGAGCAGAAAAAGAAAAAAGGTACAAGGCATTCTTCTATCTTCACTTCTCATCCCAGCACTGATCTTCACATCAGGGGCACAAACCGCATCTTATGCTTCAACCACAAAATCAGTCAATACATCGGCTAGTTCGACAATTGCCGAAAAGAGTAAGACAAAAATCTCCAAGAAGCTTTCCACCCAGTTTGAAAAAGAGGATAAAGTTTCTTTTATCATCAAATTCAAGGAGCAGGTCGATACTGCTAAAGTAGCGAAAGAAGCGACTGCAGCTGCCAAGAAACAAAAGCTGTCATCTTCTAAGGCATCATTGGCCAAGCGCTCAAGCATAGTCACAAACCTCCGTGCCACCGCCCAAGAAACTCAAATGAATGTCAATAAATTCTTAGAGGAACAGGTGAAGGCAGGCGAAGCGAAGGATCTTCAATCGTTCTATATCGTGAATGCGATAGCTGTCACGGCTTCAGAATCGGTCATGAAGAAAATTGCGGCTTATCCAGAGGTAGACAAAATCCTCCCAAATGAAACAAGACAGCTGATACAGCCAGTAGCCAAAGCCGAGACAAAAGCAAAAACAACTGAAAATAAGAAAGTTACAACGAAGGAATCAGCTAAGGAAACAAAAGCTGAAACATCTTCCGTTGAGTGGAATATCGCTCAAATCAGCGCGCCTGCCGTATGGGAAATGGGCATTGATGGTGCCGGAACGGTTGTTGCCAGCATTGATACTGGCGTTCAATGGGATCATCCATCCCTGAAGACAAAATATCGTGGATACGACCCAGCGAATCCGAACCAGCCTTCCCATGAATATAACTGGTATGACGCAACTTCAGCTAACCGCAATGCCCCTTATGATGATCTAGATCATGGCACTCACACAATTGGAACGATGGTCGGTTCCGAGCCAAATGGCACGAACCAAATCGGTGTAGCCCCGGGCGCTAAGTTCATTGCCGTTAAAGCCTTCACAGCAAACGGAGGTACAGATTCTGACTTGATAGAAGCCGGAGAATGGGTATTGGCACCGAAAGATGCCGCCGGTAATCCCCATCCTGAAATGGCACCTGACGTAGTCACCAACTCATGGGGCGGCGGTGCCGGCCTTGATGAATGGTTCCGTCCAATGGTCCAGGCTTGGAAAAGTGCAGATATCTTCCCAGAGTTCTCCGCCGGGAACACAACTTTAACTAACCCGGGCGGCCCAGGATCTGTTGCCAATCCAGCTAACTATCCGGAATCTTACGCTACTGGTGCGACTGATATCAATAATGCGTTAGCGAGCTTCTCATTAAGAGGACCATCCCCTTATGGTGAGCTTAAGCCGGATATCTCTGCACCTGGTGTCAATATCCGCTCATCTGTTCCAGGAGGCGCCTATGAAGGCGGATGGAACGGAACATCCATGGCAGGACCGCATATTTCTGGGGTCGTTGCCTTATTGAAGCAGGCAAATGCCAGCTTAACTGTTGATGAGCTTGAGGAAATCTTATCTACAACAGCTACTCCGCTTACTGACAGTACCTATCCTGTATCTCCTAACAATGGCTATGGGGCTGGACTCGTCAATGCTTTTGATGCAGTTTCCTCCGTTGTCAGCGGCCTTGGCAAAATTAAAGGAACTGTAACAAAGGAAGGGGATGACACACAAGCCCCAGCTATTGAAACAGAGCCTGTTACAAGCTCTTACAAAGGAATGGACCTTGCTCTTAAAGCGACAGCAACGGATAATATCTCTGTTACAAACGTAACACTGAAATACAAGAAGGCAGATGGAAGCTGGGCTGAAGTGAGCGCCGAACGCGTGAGCGGCGATTACCAATCCGGCGAATACGAAGCAACGATTCCTGGAAGTGAATTGACTGGTGAATCAACACAGTATCAATTCATTGCCAATGACTTTGGCGGAAACACGAAAGAAACCGGCACATACACAGTAGAGCTTCTAAACGGCATAACTGTCGGCTACGAAACAGATTTTGAACAAAACCCGACAGGATGGAGATCCTACGGCACGAATAACTCATGGGAATGGGGAGCTCCAACCTCAGGACCAGGCGCAGCTGCCTCCGGTGAAAAGGTTTATGCGACCAACCTTGCTGGAAACTATGCAAACAGCGCGAATATGAGCTTGCAAATGCCCCCAATCGACCTTCCAGAGGGCAATAGCTTCCTTCAATTTAAGCATTGGTACAATCTAGAGAGAAACTATGATTTCGGTCATGTTTTCCTTTCAACAGATGGCTCAACTTGGACACAGGTTGCTCGCTATAATGATCTATCCAACGCATGGGTGGACGGGGAAGTAGACTTGAGCGAATATGCCGGACAGCGTGTCTATATTGCCTTTAACGTGACAACAGATGGATCTGTTCAGCGCGCAGGCTGGTATTTAGATGATGTTAAACTCTCTGCTACACCAATCGCACCGGCGAAGAAAGCAAATCTTGGTATCACAAAAACAACAGAAGACACCACAAAAGCAACAGCTAAGACAAAAGTTGATCCGAACAAAATCACTCCAGTAAAAGCAAAAGATAGCAAAAAAGACAGTGACCCTGATAAAGAAACACCTTTACCATTGCTTCTTCCATTACAAGCAAAGGTGAATGTGCTTGAAACAGGCCGCTCTGTATACACCAACCCTCAAGATGGCTCCTATGAACTAACTCATGCAACTGGGGAATATACGGTACGGGCTGAGGCATACGGTTATCAATCACAGTCACGAACAGTCAATGTAGAGGATGAAGGCACAGCTACGGCGAACTTCACCCTGCAAGAAACACCGAAAGGTACTGTCAGCGGTGTTGTCACAAACCGCAGCACAGGCGAACCGGTTGAAGGTGCGACCATCTACTTAGTCGAGGATGCAGCAGTTACTCCTGTTATGACTAATGAGGACGGGGAATACACACTTACAGCTTATGAAGGCACGTACACATTGAAAATCACTGCCCCTTCTTACTATAGTGCAGAAACAACCGTAACAATTGAAGAAGGCGAACCAGCAACCGCGAACTTCGATCTTCGACCATTCATTGGATATGCCGGCGAAATCGGCTATGATGATGGAACAGCCGAAAACGCAAGAGCCTTCTATGATGCCGGAAACGGCTGGGCTGTGAAGATGTCCTTGAAAGAAGGAGAAAAACAAGCCTTAGTCACAGGTGCCCTTCTCCGTTTCTGGGATACTTCTTGGCCAAATCCTGGCGGTACAGCATTTGACGTATCTGTCTATGATGCAAGCGGTGCAGATGGTGCCCCTGGCCAAAAACTCGGTGGTCCTTTCAGTCACACAGCGCTTCGTGACGGTACTTGGACACATGTCGACCTTGCCGAGCATGGCATTATGGTTGAAGGCGACTTCTACATCGTGTACACACAAACATTACCAAATCCAAACGCACCTGGACTTGGCACAGATGAAAACGGACCAAAAGCAGGTCGAAGCTGGCAATATGTGAGTGGCTCCTGGTCCAAAACTCCTGAGGCAGAAGGAAACTATATGATTCGCGCAACAGTTAATTATGAGCTGGAGGTGCCGGTCATCACTTCTCCTGCTGATGGTTCTTACACAAATAAGAATAAAGTAAGCGTTGAAGGCACTTCCTCACCTGATACAGCAATTGAACTGTACAAAAACGGTGAAAAGGCTGTCGAAACGGAAACAAATGGCGAGGGAGTCTTTAAAGCAGAAGTCGAGCTTGATAACGGCGCAAATGAACTGACTGCCAAAGCAAAAACAGATGTCGGTTCAACCGATGCTTCAGAGCCGGTTACCATCATCCTCGACCAAGCTAAGCCTGAGCTTGCGATCACATCTCCTGCAGACGGCACCAAATATAATAAAGAAACCGTCACTGTGACAGGTACGGTCGCTGACGAGAACCTAGATTGGGTGAAGGTCAACGGTCAAACAGCTACAGTGAAGGATGGAAAATTCAGCAAGCGTATCCTTCTCGATGAGGGAAGCAACCAAATCACGGTTCAGGCAAAAGACAAAGCTGGAAACAGCATCAAGAAAACAGTCACTCTTGATGTGAAATACACAGCTCCAGTCTTTGAAAATCTGAAGCCTGATGCGGATAGAGAGCTTGAAAGCGGAGATTCCATTAAAGTGGAATTTGATAGTGAAGAAGGACTTGACGCAACCTTCTCTATCCTTCTTCCACTTACGAACCTTAAGCAATCTGCCAATGCCATCGAACTGCCAATGCGTGAAACATCACCTGGCCATTATGTCGGCTACTACACAGCCACGAAGAACGTAAAAGCCAACGGTGCAGCAGTTCAAGTAACGGCAACAGATGATTATGGCAATAAGTCCGTTGAACGAGCAGAAGGTCTGCTTTACATCAACGCAGCAAAATAA
- a CDS encoding GNAT family N-acetyltransferase: MMITIKKCTLDDLDDLQVISYDTFNETFKEQNSAENMKAYLERAFTLEKLEKELSHPSSHFFFIYIHGELAGYLKVNMNDAQTEEMGEEAFEIERIYIKRDYKKQGLGKYLLNLAHDMAITHGKKSIWLGVWEKNHHALAFYTKMGFIQAGAHSFFMGDEEQIDYIMVKELL, from the coding sequence ATGATGATTACGATCAAAAAGTGTACACTCGACGACCTGGATGACCTTCAAGTCATCAGCTATGACACATTCAATGAAACATTTAAGGAGCAGAATTCAGCGGAGAATATGAAGGCCTATTTGGAGAGGGCCTTTACATTAGAGAAATTGGAGAAGGAATTGTCCCATCCATCCTCCCATTTCTTCTTCATCTATATTCACGGGGAGCTTGCTGGTTACTTGAAGGTCAATATGAATGATGCCCAAACAGAGGAGATGGGTGAAGAAGCATTTGAAATTGAACGGATTTATATTAAGCGAGATTATAAGAAGCAAGGTCTCGGCAAGTACTTGCTGAATCTGGCACACGACATGGCTATTACCCATGGGAAGAAAAGCATCTGGCTCGGAGTATGGGAGAAGAATCATCACGCCCTTGCCTTCTATACGAAAATGGGATTTATCCAAGCGGGAGCTCATTCCTTTTTCATGGGAGATGAAGAACAGATAGATTACATTATGGTGAAAGAGCTTCTTTAA
- a CDS encoding winged helix-turn-helix transcriptional regulator, whose translation MEIEPKLCKVEDALGILVGKWKPIILLNLMKEGTQRFSELQRNLPGITQKMLTKQLRELEDEDIIKRVVYPQVPPKVEYSITEYGKTLEPILADMHEWGMKHTLHKQQRAQQKNTSVSS comes from the coding sequence ATGGAGATTGAACCTAAGTTATGCAAGGTCGAAGATGCGCTTGGAATTCTTGTCGGGAAATGGAAGCCAATCATTCTATTGAACTTAATGAAAGAGGGTACCCAACGATTTAGTGAATTGCAGCGGAATCTCCCGGGTATTACTCAAAAAATGCTCACAAAGCAACTCCGCGAATTGGAGGATGAAGATATCATTAAACGTGTTGTTTATCCGCAGGTTCCGCCGAAGGTAGAATATTCTATCACTGAATATGGGAAAACACTTGAACCAATATTAGCGGACATGCATGAATGGGGAATGAAGCATACGCTTCATAAGCAGCAAAGAGCACAGCAAAAAAACACATCAGTTTCTTCCTGA
- a CDS encoding NADPH-dependent FMN reductase, with protein sequence MKVVALSGSRIGSKTLTALNTTVALLKKQYPDVDVTLIDLAEYDIQFSDGRNYLDYEGDAGFVTKTIMDADALIIGTPIFQASLPATLKNIFDLLPVQAFRDKVVSMIVTAGSPKHYLVAEQQLKPILAYMKAQMVQTYVFIEEKDFYQKEITNDDVLFRIKRLVEDTIILTKTFTKIREEQESQYDF encoded by the coding sequence ATGAAGGTAGTTGCATTATCCGGTTCTCGAATCGGTTCAAAAACGCTAACAGCATTAAATACGACAGTAGCCTTGTTAAAGAAACAATACCCTGATGTTGATGTAACATTAATTGACTTGGCAGAATACGACATTCAGTTCAGCGACGGCCGGAATTACCTAGATTATGAAGGTGACGCAGGCTTTGTCACCAAAACCATTATGGACGCAGATGCACTCATTATTGGCACACCAATCTTTCAGGCATCTTTACCTGCCACACTCAAAAACATCTTTGACTTGCTGCCCGTTCAAGCTTTTCGGGATAAAGTAGTCAGCATGATTGTGACTGCTGGCTCACCAAAGCATTATCTTGTTGCAGAACAGCAGCTAAAACCAATCCTCGCTTATATGAAAGCGCAAATGGTGCAGACATATGTGTTCATAGAAGAGAAGGACTTTTATCAAAAGGAAATAACCAATGACGATGTGTTATTTCGGATAAAACGATTAGTGGAAGATACGATTATCCTGACAAAAACCTTCACAAAGATTCGTGAGGAACAAGAATCTCAATACGATTTTTGA
- a CDS encoding GNAT family N-acetyltransferase: protein MIEFKPIDRTNYHECIDLKVAEAQKNFVAPNLFSLVQAAYEPDFYPLGIYEEGKMVGFILYDFDYELNGWSMSRFMVGEEYQSKGIGKAALKAFIDFFIHKHGRLPLYTSAEVDNSVAIALYEKGGFEKQEVFEYESGGRTYREIRMIAQL, encoded by the coding sequence ATGATTGAATTCAAGCCAATCGACCGAACCAATTATCATGAGTGTATAGATCTAAAAGTAGCCGAGGCGCAAAAGAACTTTGTCGCGCCTAATTTATTTTCCCTCGTCCAGGCAGCATATGAACCGGATTTCTATCCATTAGGTATTTATGAGGAAGGGAAAATGGTCGGGTTTATTTTGTATGATTTTGATTATGAGTTAAATGGCTGGTCCATGAGCCGTTTCATGGTTGGTGAGGAATATCAGAGCAAAGGGATTGGGAAGGCGGCTTTGAAGGCTTTCATCGATTTCTTCATCCATAAGCATGGCCGCCTGCCGCTCTATACGAGTGCAGAGGTGGACAATTCTGTTGCGATTGCCTTGTATGAGAAAGGCGGCTTCGAGAAGCAGGAAGTGTTCGAATACGAATCAGGTGGCAGGACGTACAGGGAAATTCGAATGATAGCACAACTATAA
- a CDS encoding FMN-binding negative transcriptional regulator: protein MYVPKMFKVTNQEDIYAFIEANSFATLVTMEKGKPIATHLPMELKKQGEDYYLTGHLAYGNRQWKTFDGEVLAIFQGPDAYISSSWYEHEEVPTWNYQAVHVYGQAVILEREELIEELSRMLKKYEGNRENPVLWETLSPELLEQELKGTVGFKIKISDIHAAYKLSQNRNQRDFQSIMERLRHEGNSKSAEIAKEMEKRVID, encoded by the coding sequence ATGTATGTACCGAAAATGTTTAAAGTTACAAATCAAGAGGACATTTATGCCTTTATCGAAGCAAATTCCTTTGCGACACTTGTCACGATGGAAAAGGGAAAACCGATTGCTACTCATTTGCCAATGGAATTGAAGAAGCAGGGTGAGGATTATTATCTTACCGGGCATCTTGCGTACGGTAACCGTCAGTGGAAAACCTTTGATGGTGAGGTTCTTGCTATTTTTCAAGGACCGGATGCATACATATCTTCTTCTTGGTATGAGCATGAGGAAGTGCCGACATGGAATTATCAAGCCGTGCATGTGTATGGGCAGGCCGTAATACTCGAGAGGGAAGAATTGATCGAAGAACTCAGCCGGATGCTCAAAAAGTACGAGGGAAACCGGGAGAATCCTGTATTGTGGGAGACTCTCTCCCCGGAACTTCTTGAACAGGAGCTGAAGGGAACAGTTGGCTTCAAGATTAAGATCAGCGACATTCATGCAGCCTATAAATTAAGCCAAAACCGAAATCAAAGAGATTTTCAATCTATTATGGAGCGGCTTCGTCATGAGGGGAATTCGAAATCAGCGGAAATCGCTAAAGAGATGGAAAAGAGAGTAATTGATTAG
- a CDS encoding alpha/beta fold hydrolase, which yields MWEQKYIETPRGRFELFTCGKGEPLCVTHLYSEFNERGYYFADAFAGNFKVYLVNLKEAGHSCKVNHNAELSMSEAANDLEAIREAVGLKQWAFAGHSTGGMLGLVYAMLFPGSLSKLMTGGAAARRGYMEHGGSMYCPSSPLNKRLIEIFTILKSPDAAIEEKRAASGIGAICLFMIHRSGMNISASHQAARLCKKDWSISLFGNCRILICLGNSRILLHQPSCMAEGMMRSVPLYFRKKYMKALEMLNYLYLKKAIICLI from the coding sequence ATGTGGGAGCAAAAATATATTGAAACGCCAAGAGGGCGCTTTGAACTATTTACATGCGGGAAGGGAGAACCTCTATGTGTCACGCATTTATATAGTGAATTCAATGAACGCGGCTATTATTTTGCGGATGCCTTTGCAGGGAACTTCAAGGTATATTTGGTTAATTTAAAGGAAGCAGGCCATTCATGTAAGGTCAATCATAATGCCGAATTAAGCATGTCTGAGGCCGCCAACGATTTAGAGGCAATCAGGGAAGCGGTTGGATTGAAGCAATGGGCATTTGCCGGACATTCGACCGGCGGTATGCTCGGTTTGGTTTATGCCATGCTTTTTCCGGGTTCTCTTTCTAAGCTGATGACAGGGGGGGCAGCAGCCAGAAGAGGATATATGGAGCATGGAGGAAGCATGTATTGTCCAAGCAGTCCGCTAAATAAAAGATTGATAGAGATTTTTACAATATTGAAATCTCCAGATGCTGCGATAGAGGAGAAAAGGGCCGCCAGTGGGATTGGAGCGATATGTCTCTTTATGATCCATCGAAGCGGGATGAATATTTCAGCAAGCCATCAAGCGGCAAGGTTGTGCAAAAAAGATTGGAGTATTTCTCTTTTCGGGAATTGCCGTATTTTGATTTGCTTGGGGAACTCTCGAATATTGTTACACCAACCATCGTGTATGGCGGAAGGCATGATGCGCAGTGTCCCTTTGTATTTTCGAAAGAAATATATGAAGGCATTAGAAATGCTAAACTATTTGTATTTGAAGAAAGCAATCATATGCCTTATTTAG